One genomic window of Vicinamibacteria bacterium includes the following:
- a CDS encoding ABC transporter ATP-binding protein, whose amino-acid sequence MATPILQIERLTTCLPTDTGLIRPVNDVSLVLSEGQTLALVGESGSGKSMLAFSVIRLLPANGWFESGRILWKGKNVLDMDREPLRRIRGKEIGFIFQEAGAALNPVRTIGAQLSETLRTHLVLSRAEARDRSIELLREVKIPEPERRVKDYPHQLSGGMKQRVLIAMAISCDPELVIADEPTTALDATLQTRILDLLQKLKEERKLAMLLITHDLALVRKNAERVAVMYAGRIVEEATTSRILEAPQHPYTEGLFESLPRSRGAAPGKRRLAAMTGTVPHLAALPIGCAFEPRCPVKFEPCHREVPSLAGVEDSGDHRSACYRNQAVLDAIEARS is encoded by the coding sequence CTCGTCCTATCGGAGGGCCAGACCCTGGCGCTGGTCGGTGAATCCGGGTCGGGCAAATCGATGCTCGCCTTCTCGGTCATACGGCTTCTTCCCGCGAACGGCTGGTTCGAGAGCGGCCGCATTCTCTGGAAGGGGAAGAACGTCCTCGACATGGACCGAGAGCCTCTGAGGAGAATCCGCGGCAAGGAGATCGGATTCATTTTTCAGGAGGCGGGGGCGGCGCTCAATCCCGTGCGTACCATCGGCGCCCAGTTGTCGGAAACGCTGAGGACCCACCTCGTCCTGTCCCGGGCCGAGGCTCGGGATCGCTCCATCGAGCTCCTGCGCGAAGTCAAGATTCCCGAGCCCGAGCGCCGGGTGAAAGACTATCCCCACCAGCTGAGCGGGGGGATGAAACAAAGAGTGCTGATCGCGATGGCGATCTCGTGCGATCCCGAGCTCGTCATCGCCGACGAGCCCACGACCGCTCTCGACGCGACCCTGCAAACGAGGATCCTCGACCTGCTTCAAAAGCTCAAGGAGGAGCGCAAGCTCGCCATGCTCCTCATCACCCACGACCTGGCCCTGGTGCGCAAAAACGCCGAACGGGTCGCGGTGATGTACGCGGGCCGGATCGTGGAAGAGGCGACCACGTCCAGAATCCTCGAGGCTCCGCAACATCCCTATACCGAGGGCCTCTTCGAGTCGCTTCCCCGATCCCGGGGCGCGGCTCCCGGCAAACGGAGGCTGGCCGCCATGACGGGAACCGTTCCGCATCTGGCCGCACTGCCGATTGGCTGCGCGTTCGAGCCCCGTTGCCCGGTGAAGTTCGAGCCCTGTCACCGTGAAGTCCCTTCTCTCGCCGGCGTGGAGGACTCGGGTGACCATCGGAGCGCCTGCTATCGAAACCAGGCCGTCCTGGACGCGATCGAGGCCCGTTCGTGA